One window of the Triticum dicoccoides isolate Atlit2015 ecotype Zavitan chromosome 3B, WEW_v2.0, whole genome shotgun sequence genome contains the following:
- the LOC119277196 gene encoding vacuole membrane protein KMS1-like, producing MGRRKATAGPARGSSRAGDGVISEIREKHKLELENLTLTKHPFRTLHFFNLAMLQYLKRSVAYILSKRALFVLLIVMVVIPGVALLVTDGLHKKHVQEFLNYARFVLWWVSLGVASSIGLGSGLHTFVLYLGPHIALFTIKAVQCGRVDLKTAPYDTILLKQAPSWLDKKCSEFGSPMYPSSDHSVMIPVFDLLPQVQLEAVLWGIGTALGELPPYFISRAARLSGSELEAVKELDVAPSSEDGPIACTVNRTKRWLLSHSQHLNFFTILILASVPNPLFDLAGIMCGQFGIPFWEFFFATLIGKAIIKTHIQTLFIISLCNNQLLYFMEKELIWIFEHIPGFSATLPSVIAKLHSAKEKYLSPPVSVSHSQMEDKQWNFSFALVWNTVVWLVLVNFFIKIVTSTAQDYRKRQQDIEMELITDSSPQNHSKTN from the exons ATGGGGCGCCGGAAGGCCACGGCGGGGCCGGCTCGGGGCTCCTCGAGGGCTGGCGACGGCGTAATCTCCG aaatccGGGAGAAACATAAATTGGAATTGGAGAATTTGACACTAACAAAGCACCCATTCAGGACATTGCACTTCTTCAATTTAGCTATGTTGCAATACTTGAAAAGATCAGTAGCATATATCCTGAGTAAAAGAGCTTTGTTTGTTCTCCTAATTGTTATGGTGGTAATTCCTGGAGTTGCACTTCTGGTTACTGATGGTCTGCACAAAAAG CATGTGCAGGAGTTCCTTAATTATGCTAGATTTGTGTTGTGGTGGGTTTCATTAGGTGTGGCCTCTTCAATCGGACTAG GTTCAGGTTTGCATACGTTTGTGCTGTATCTTGGGCCCCACATTGCTCTCTTCACTATTAAGGCTGTTCAATGTGGCCGTGTTGATTTGAAGACTGCTCCATATGATACCATACTGCTTAAACAGGCGCCATCATGGCTTGACAAGAAGTGTTCGGAATTTGGATCTCCCATGTATCCTTCATCAGATCATTCAGTGATGATCCCAGTCTTTGATTTACTCCCTCAGGTTCAGTTGGAAGCTGTTCTTTGGGGTATTGGGACAGCACTTGGCGAGCTCCCTCCTTATTTTATATCACGAGCTG CTCGTTTGTCAGGAAGTGAGTTAGAAGCTGTCAAGGAGCTAGATGTTGCTCCTTCGTCAGAAGATGGTCCAATAGCATGTACTGTGAATCGTACAAAACGCTGGCTCCTTTCTCATTCACAGCATCTCAACTTCTTCACTATCTTGATACTTGCTTCG GTTCCAAACCCGCTGTTTGACCTTGCTGGTATTATGTGTGGTCAATTTGGTATACCCTTCTGGGAGTTTTTCTTTGCAACTTTGATCGGGAAGGCCATCATCAAAACTCATATTCAG ACACTGTTTATCATCTCGTTGTGCAACAACCAACTCTTGTATTTTATGGAGAAGGAGTTGATCTGGATATTTGAGCACATTCCTGGGTTTTCAGCGACCCTGCCATCTGTAATTGCCAAACTCCACAGTGCTAAGGAGAAGTATTTATCACCACCTGTGTCAGTCTCACATTCACAAATGGAG GATAAACAGTGGAATTTCTCTTTTGCGTTGGTCTGGAACACTGTAGTGTGGCTTGTGCTTGTGAACTTCTTCATTAAGATCGTCACATCAACAGCTCAGGATTATCGCAAAAGGCAGCAGGACATAGAGATGGAGCTCATTACTGATTCCTCGCCCCAGAATCATTCGAAAACTAACTAA